In the Devosia sp. SL43 genome, one interval contains:
- a CDS encoding ABC transporter permease subunit: MRRGWFLPIAATLGFAFLYAPILSLVVFSFNESELVTVWSGFSTKWYGEVLSDPQLLGAAWLSAQVAFCAATIALVLGTLCAVALTRFRKFRGRTMLAGTVSAPLVMPDVITGLALLLLFVAMEALIGWPAGRGIVTIIIAHSTFCMAYVVVVVNSRLSDLDLSLEEAAMDLGATPVRVFFDITLPIIAPALVSGWLLAFTLSLDDLVIASFVSGPGSSTLPMVIFSKVKLGVSPDVNALATIIIGIVALGVLAATIFQLRSRPKKARA, from the coding sequence ATGCGGCGCGGCTGGTTCCTTCCCATCGCGGCGACGCTCGGCTTCGCCTTCCTCTATGCCCCCATCCTTTCGCTGGTGGTGTTCTCGTTCAACGAGAGCGAACTGGTCACCGTCTGGTCGGGCTTTTCCACCAAGTGGTACGGCGAAGTCCTGAGCGATCCGCAGTTGCTCGGCGCGGCCTGGCTCAGTGCCCAGGTCGCCTTCTGCGCCGCCACCATCGCTTTGGTGCTGGGCACGCTGTGCGCCGTCGCGCTGACCCGCTTCCGCAAGTTCCGCGGTCGCACCATGCTGGCAGGCACGGTCTCGGCGCCATTGGTGATGCCCGACGTCATCACCGGCCTCGCGCTGCTGCTGCTGTTCGTGGCCATGGAGGCCTTGATCGGCTGGCCCGCTGGCCGGGGCATCGTCACCATCATCATCGCCCACTCGACCTTCTGCATGGCCTATGTGGTCGTGGTGGTGAATTCGCGCCTCTCCGATCTTGATCTCAGCCTCGAAGAGGCGGCGATGGATTTGGGCGCGACGCCGGTGCGAGTGTTCTTCGACATCACCCTGCCCATCATCGCCCCGGCTTTGGTCTCGGGCTGGCTACTGGCCTTCACCCTGTCGCTGGACGACCTGGTGATCGCCAGCTTCGTCTCCGGCCCCGGCTCCTCGACCCTGCCCATGGTGATCTTCTCCAAGGTCAAGCTCGGCGTCTCGCCCGACGTGAATGCGTTGGCGACAATCATCATTGGCATCGTGGCGCTGGGCGTTCTGGCCGCGACGATCTTCCAGCTTCGTTCGCGCCCAAAGAAGGCGCGGGCCTGA
- a CDS encoding ABC transporter permease subunit, with the protein MSSFDADHPAPRRRAWTGVERALAAVGLSGKALVIAAPAIWLTVFFLIPLAVVFSISLTIKQFGRPPYTPLLTNEDGTVQLTLHLNNYIRLFTDSLYVAAYLNSIKIALISTVIALIIGYPMAYAIARAPDQWRNILLMLVILPFWTSFLLRVYALTGFMRGNGIINQFLGLFGIEPLVMMQTDFAVYVGIVYTYLPFMILPLYTNLVKLDGALLEASADLGAKPVRTFLSITLPLSMPGIIAGSMLVFIPAIGEFVIPSLLGGPSTLMIGRVLWDEFFANTNWPRASAVAVAMLIVVVVPIMLLQRAQDAVQDKERAK; encoded by the coding sequence ATGAGCAGCTTCGACGCCGATCACCCCGCTCCGCGGCGCCGCGCCTGGACCGGCGTCGAGCGCGCGCTGGCAGCCGTCGGTCTGTCGGGCAAGGCACTGGTCATCGCCGCACCGGCGATCTGGCTCACCGTCTTCTTCCTCATTCCGCTAGCGGTGGTCTTTTCCATCTCGCTGACCATCAAGCAGTTTGGTCGCCCGCCCTATACGCCGCTGCTGACCAATGAAGACGGCACGGTGCAGCTGACCCTGCACCTCAACAACTATATCCGCCTCTTCACCGACAGCCTCTATGTCGCGGCCTATCTCAATTCCATCAAGATCGCGCTGATCTCGACGGTTATCGCCCTGATCATCGGCTACCCCATGGCCTATGCCATCGCCCGGGCGCCCGACCAGTGGCGCAATATCCTGCTGATGCTGGTCATCCTGCCGTTCTGGACCTCGTTCCTGCTGCGCGTCTATGCGCTGACGGGCTTCATGCGCGGCAACGGCATCATCAACCAGTTTCTCGGTCTTTTCGGCATAGAGCCGCTGGTGATGATGCAGACCGATTTCGCCGTCTATGTCGGCATCGTCTACACCTATCTGCCCTTCATGATCCTGCCGCTTTACACCAATCTGGTGAAGCTCGACGGCGCCCTGCTCGAGGCCTCCGCCGATCTCGGTGCCAAGCCGGTGCGGACATTCCTGTCGATCACCCTTCCGCTGTCCATGCCCGGCATCATCGCCGGCTCGATGCTGGTCTTTATCCCGGCCATCGGCGAATTCGTCATTCCCTCGTTGCTCGGCGGACCGTCGACGCTGATGATCGGCCGGGTGCTGTGGGACGAGTTCTTCGCCAATACCAACTGGCCGCGGGCCTCGGCGGTCGCCGTCGCCATGCTGATCGTCGTCGTCGTGCCCATCATGCTGCTGCAACGCGCACAGGATGCGGTGCAGGACAAGGAAAGGGCCAAGTAG
- a CDS encoding FadR/GntR family transcriptional regulator, whose translation MVARQAPETTTSELIATISGRVPTRNLHSLVLWQLGVAIVGGDYPEGSILPSDTELLARFAVSRTVLREALKTLAAKGMIEARARIGTRVLPRRRWNLFDADVLAWHFETGPDVDFLRSVAEVRIGIELQSAALAAERRSEAQAAHLVALADAMGEATTAQEFARADLAFHRAVAEAADNPFMASISTLVEVALTAVFTISSPVNDGTKLAETAAAHGAIARAIHDRDPAKARDAMRAVISDGFARSAERMAAQG comes from the coding sequence ATGGTAGCGCGCCAGGCGCCTGAAACGACGACGAGCGAGCTGATCGCGACCATTTCGGGTCGCGTGCCGACGCGTAACCTGCATTCGCTGGTGCTCTGGCAGCTCGGCGTCGCCATTGTCGGCGGCGATTATCCCGAGGGCTCGATTCTTCCCTCTGATACCGAATTGCTCGCCCGCTTTGCCGTATCCCGCACGGTGCTGCGCGAGGCGCTCAAGACATTGGCCGCCAAGGGCATGATCGAGGCCCGCGCCCGTATCGGCACCCGCGTGCTGCCGCGCCGGCGCTGGAACCTGTTCGACGCCGACGTGCTGGCCTGGCATTTCGAGACCGGCCCCGATGTCGATTTCCTGCGCAGCGTCGCTGAAGTCAGGATTGGCATCGAGCTCCAGTCCGCTGCCCTTGCCGCCGAACGGCGCAGCGAAGCCCAGGCGGCCCACCTGGTCGCCCTGGCCGACGCCATGGGCGAAGCCACCACCGCCCAGGAATTCGCCCGCGCCGACCTCGCCTTTCACCGCGCGGTGGCCGAGGCGGCCGACAATCCCTTCATGGCCTCGATCAGCACGCTGGTCGAAGTGGCCCTCACCGCCGTCTTCACCATCAGCTCGCCCGTCAACGACGGAACCAAGCTCGCCGAAACCGCCGCCGCCCACGGCGCCATCGCCCGGGCCATCCACGATCGCGATCCGGCCAAGGCCCGCGACGCCATGCGCGCCGTCATCAGCGACGGCTTCGCGCGGTCGGCGGAACGGATGGCAGCACAGGGCTAG
- a CDS encoding Gfo/Idh/MocA family protein, whose protein sequence is MSTKKVRWGILSTANIGMAKVTPGIMASAHSQVTAIASRDLGKAQAAAKELGIAKAYGSYEELFADPDIDAIYNPLPNHLHVPMTVAAAKAGKHVLCEKPIALNAADAEALRQCPPDRIVLEAFMVRFHPQWQRAREIIRSGELGDVRAINAVFTYFNDDPANVRNQADIGGGGIMDIGCYPITAARYLFEAEPQRVVSLVERDPNFRTDRLASVLADFGNGRQLSFICSTQTAGHQRVQVLGSKGKLEIIIPFNAPPNQHTAITVDLSSALDGSLARREILPAVDQYTEQAEAFSLAVLGEKPLPWGIEDAIASMRVIDAVFASEKTGAWAKV, encoded by the coding sequence ATGAGCACCAAGAAGGTCCGCTGGGGCATCCTGTCCACCGCCAATATCGGCATGGCGAAGGTCACGCCGGGCATCATGGCCTCCGCGCATTCCCAGGTCACCGCTATCGCCTCGCGCGATCTCGGCAAGGCGCAGGCTGCCGCCAAGGAACTCGGCATCGCCAAGGCCTATGGCTCCTATGAAGAGCTCTTCGCCGACCCCGATATCGACGCCATCTACAATCCCCTGCCCAATCATCTGCATGTGCCGATGACCGTTGCCGCCGCCAAGGCCGGCAAGCATGTGCTGTGCGAAAAGCCCATTGCGCTCAACGCCGCCGATGCCGAAGCCCTGCGCCAATGCCCGCCCGACCGCATCGTGCTCGAAGCCTTCATGGTGCGCTTCCACCCGCAATGGCAGCGCGCCCGCGAGATTATCCGCTCAGGCGAACTGGGCGATGTCAGGGCCATCAATGCGGTCTTCACCTATTTCAACGACGACCCGGCCAATGTGCGCAATCAGGCCGATATCGGCGGTGGCGGCATCATGGATATAGGCTGCTATCCGATCACCGCGGCGCGCTACCTGTTCGAGGCCGAACCGCAGCGCGTGGTGTCGCTGGTCGAGCGCGATCCCAATTTCCGCACCGACCGCCTCGCCAGCGTGCTCGCCGATTTCGGCAATGGCCGGCAGCTCAGCTTCATCTGCTCAACCCAGACCGCAGGTCATCAGCGCGTGCAGGTGCTGGGCAGCAAGGGCAAGCTCGAGATCATCATCCCGTTCAACGCGCCGCCCAATCAGCACACCGCCATCACCGTGGATTTGAGCAGCGCGCTAGACGGCTCGCTGGCCCGCCGCGAGATCCTGCCGGCCGTCGATCAATATACCGAACAGGCCGAGGCCTTCTCTCTGGCCGTACTTGGCGAAAAGCCGCTGCCCTGGGGCATCGAGGATGCGATCGCCAGCATGAGGGTGATCGACGCGGTGTTCGCCAGCGAGAAGACGGGAGCGTGGGCGAAGGTCTAG
- a CDS encoding SDR family oxidoreductase has protein sequence MSGRVLVTGISGFLGGHVALQLLNAGYTVRGSVRKLSKADKVRDTLSRAGADIARLEFVALDLLDDAGWVEAMDGVRYLQHTASPFILETPKDPDELIRPAVDGTRRAIEAALTSRVERIVLTSSIAAIQYGHADYSRLMTEADWTDVDSPTTGAYPKSKTLAEREAWRLMDAAGRHDDLAVINPAGIFGPLLDEDPGTSSTLVRRLLDGKLPAVPKLAMSVVDVRDVAALQVDAMTNPAAGGQRCVASEGTYWMSDMGKMLKPAFPDRRVPTGELPTLLLRVVALFDRDVRDNMHEMGAMKRIDGRRGSERLGRRLITAAEASIATGKSLVQYGLV, from the coding sequence ATGTCCGGCCGTGTCCTCGTCACCGGAATATCCGGCTTCCTCGGCGGCCATGTCGCCCTGCAATTGCTCAATGCTGGCTACACCGTCCGCGGCAGCGTGCGCAAATTGTCGAAAGCCGACAAGGTCCGCGACACGCTGAGCAGAGCCGGCGCCGACATTGCGCGGCTGGAATTCGTAGCGCTGGACCTACTTGATGATGCGGGCTGGGTCGAGGCCATGGACGGAGTGCGTTACCTGCAGCACACCGCCTCGCCCTTCATTCTCGAAACGCCCAAGGACCCGGACGAACTCATCCGACCGGCGGTGGACGGCACTCGTCGAGCCATCGAGGCTGCCCTGACGAGTCGGGTGGAGCGCATAGTCCTCACCTCTTCGATCGCCGCCATTCAGTATGGCCACGCCGATTACTCGCGCCTCATGACCGAGGCGGACTGGACCGATGTCGATAGCCCCACCACCGGCGCCTATCCCAAATCCAAGACCCTTGCCGAACGCGAAGCCTGGCGCCTGATGGATGCGGCCGGCCGGCACGACGACCTTGCCGTCATCAATCCGGCCGGCATCTTCGGGCCGTTGCTCGATGAGGACCCCGGCACATCCTCGACGCTGGTCCGCCGCCTGCTCGACGGCAAGCTGCCGGCCGTACCCAAGCTCGCCATGTCGGTTGTCGATGTGCGCGACGTCGCCGCGCTGCAGGTCGATGCCATGACCAACCCGGCTGCTGGCGGCCAGCGCTGCGTGGCATCCGAAGGCACCTATTGGATGAGCGACATGGGCAAGATGCTGAAGCCCGCCTTCCCCGATCGCCGCGTGCCGACAGGGGAATTGCCGACGCTGCTGCTGCGGGTGGTGGCATTGTTCGATCGCGACGTGCGCGACAACATGCATGAAATGGGCGCAATGAAGCGCATTGATGGCCGTCGCGGCAGCGAGCGCCTGGGCCGCCGGCTGATCACGGCCGCCGAGGCCTCTATCGCGACCGGCAAGAGCCTGGTGCAGTATGGCCTGGTCTGA
- a CDS encoding pseudouridine-5'-phosphate glycosidase — protein sequence MSAKAYLSISPEVKKALADGKPVVALESTIITHGMPYPQNLEMANNVEAVIRQHGAVPATIAIMDGRFCVGVSGDDLERLALEGGKAAKASRRDVSALLVKGEIAGTTVATTMQIAALAGIHVFATGGIGGVHRGAEETFDISADLEELSRTPVAVVCAGAKSILDIGKTLEVLETNGVPVLGYGTDDFPAFWARKSGQKVDHRFDDVADIARVVAMQADLGMGGVLVANPIPEADALDPSAIEARIAEAIRGAEQEGVSRKELTPFLLKRIFELTDGKSLVANIALVENNAKVAAQIAVALAARNAPKPAVLRA from the coding sequence ATGAGCGCCAAGGCCTATTTGTCCATCAGCCCCGAAGTCAAGAAGGCGCTGGCCGATGGCAAGCCCGTCGTGGCGCTGGAATCGACCATCATCACCCATGGCATGCCCTATCCGCAGAATCTGGAAATGGCCAACAATGTCGAGGCGGTGATCCGCCAGCATGGCGCCGTTCCGGCCACCATCGCCATCATGGATGGCCGCTTCTGTGTCGGCGTTTCGGGCGACGATCTCGAACGCCTCGCCCTGGAAGGCGGCAAAGCCGCCAAGGCCAGCCGTCGCGACGTCTCGGCTTTACTGGTTAAGGGCGAGATCGCCGGCACCACCGTCGCCACCACCATGCAGATTGCCGCGCTGGCCGGCATCCATGTGTTTGCCACGGGCGGCATTGGTGGCGTGCATCGCGGTGCCGAGGAAACCTTCGATATCTCCGCCGACCTCGAAGAGCTGAGCCGCACGCCTGTTGCGGTGGTGTGTGCCGGCGCCAAGTCGATCCTCGATATCGGCAAGACGCTCGAAGTGCTCGAAACCAATGGTGTGCCCGTGCTCGGTTATGGCACCGACGACTTCCCGGCCTTCTGGGCGCGCAAGAGCGGCCAAAAGGTCGATCACCGCTTCGACGATGTCGCTGATATCGCCAGGGTCGTTGCCATGCAGGCCGATCTGGGCATGGGCGGCGTGCTGGTCGCCAATCCGATCCCCGAGGCCGACGCGCTCGACCCATCCGCCATTGAGGCCCGCATTGCCGAGGCCATCCGTGGCGCCGAACAGGAAGGCGTATCGCGCAAGGAACTGACCCCGTTCCTGCTCAAGCGCATTTTCGAGCTGACCGACGGCAAGTCGCTGGTCGCCAACATTGCGCTGGTCGAAAACAATGCCAAGGTCGCCGCGCAGATCGCCGTCGCGCTGGCGGCGCGTAATGCGCCCAAGCCGGCCGTGCTGCGCGCATGA
- a CDS encoding carbohydrate kinase family protein produces the protein MTDVIVVPEGPIVKGSDRRATVRSRPGGSGANQAVWLGAMGADVVFAARVGHADKTMYENYFRGLDVVAILAGDREQPSGVLVTIVDPDGERSFLTDRGANLNLSPDDLSETLLDDVGMVMVSGYSFFAPGPRAAVQRLFAAAKARGIAVAVDPASVGFLLEVGAPRFLDWTQGANWIFANESEAEALTGVAGYEAQMRVLGERFDTVLIKRGRLGAALGGRDGVRVEQPAPQVVVVDSTGAGDAFAAGFIAAHLAGDDEASALAKGIAAGARAVQSIGGQPA, from the coding sequence ATGACCGATGTCATCGTCGTCCCCGAGGGCCCCATCGTCAAAGGCAGCGATCGTCGCGCCACGGTGCGTAGCCGCCCCGGTGGCTCGGGCGCCAACCAGGCGGTGTGGCTGGGCGCCATGGGCGCCGACGTGGTGTTTGCCGCCCGTGTCGGTCACGCCGACAAGACCATGTACGAGAACTATTTCCGGGGTCTGGATGTCGTTGCCATCCTGGCCGGCGACCGCGAGCAGCCCTCGGGCGTGCTCGTCACCATCGTCGATCCCGATGGCGAGCGTAGCTTCCTGACCGACCGCGGCGCCAATCTCAATCTCAGTCCAGACGATCTGTCGGAGACCCTGCTCGACGATGTCGGCATGGTCATGGTCTCGGGCTATAGCTTCTTCGCCCCCGGCCCGCGTGCCGCAGTGCAGCGGCTGTTCGCGGCGGCCAAGGCGCGTGGCATCGCCGTAGCCGTCGATCCGGCCTCGGTGGGCTTTCTGCTCGAAGTGGGTGCGCCGCGATTCCTCGACTGGACCCAAGGCGCCAACTGGATCTTCGCCAATGAGAGCGAAGCCGAAGCCCTGACTGGCGTTGCCGGTTACGAGGCGCAGATGCGCGTACTGGGCGAGCGGTTCGATACGGTGCTGATCAAGCGGGGCCGGCTCGGCGCGGCTTTGGGCGGACGTGACGGTGTGCGTGTGGAACAACCGGCGCCGCAAGTGGTTGTTGTGGACTCCACCGGAGCCGGGGATGCCTTCGCCGCCGGGTTCATCGCGGCGCATCTGGCTGGCGACGACGAAGCCTCTGCCCTGGCCAAGGGCATTGCCGCCGGCGCAAGGGCCGTGCAGTCGATCGGCGGACAACCGGCATAG
- a CDS encoding polyamine ABC transporter substrate-binding protein produces the protein MNKSLALALGALMVASPALAQEEAVLNVYNWSDYIAEDTIANFEAATGIKVNYDVYDNNEIVDAKLLAGSSGYDIVVPSGNFLERQIQAGLILPLDKSKLTNLGNLDPAVMATAAAQDPDNAHAVPYMINTIGYGYNVAKVTEILGADAPTDSWDLIFKPEFAEKLSACGISLLDSPSEVIGIALNYLGLDANSESEEDLAKAEELINSVKPFIRYFNSSQYIDDLGNGETCVALGYSGDIFIAADAGAAAATPVEVQYVIPKEGAATLFDFLAIPVDAPHPDNAHKFINYILEPEVVAAITNYVFYANPNLPALEFVAEEVKSNPGIYPPAETIAKAFVMKAHSPDFEEVLTRTWTRIKTGQ, from the coding sequence ATGAACAAGTCGCTCGCACTTGCCCTTGGCGCCCTCATGGTCGCCAGCCCCGCGCTGGCCCAGGAAGAGGCCGTGCTCAACGTCTATAACTGGTCCGACTATATTGCCGAGGACACGATCGCCAATTTTGAGGCGGCGACCGGCATCAAGGTCAATTACGACGTCTACGACAATAACGAGATCGTCGATGCCAAGCTGCTGGCCGGCAGCTCGGGCTATGACATCGTCGTGCCCTCGGGCAACTTCCTTGAGCGGCAGATCCAGGCCGGCCTGATCCTGCCACTCGACAAGTCCAAGCTGACCAATCTGGGCAATCTCGACCCCGCCGTGATGGCCACCGCCGCCGCGCAGGACCCCGACAATGCCCATGCCGTGCCCTATATGATCAACACGATCGGCTATGGCTATAACGTCGCCAAGGTCACAGAAATCCTAGGCGCCGATGCGCCCACCGACAGCTGGGACCTGATCTTCAAGCCCGAATTTGCCGAAAAGCTCTCTGCCTGCGGCATCAGCCTGCTCGACAGCCCGTCCGAAGTGATCGGCATCGCGCTCAACTATCTGGGCCTCGACGCCAATTCCGAGAGCGAGGAAGACCTGGCCAAGGCCGAGGAACTGATCAACTCGGTCAAGCCCTTCATCCGCTACTTCAATTCGAGCCAATATATCGACGATCTGGGCAATGGCGAAACCTGCGTCGCCCTTGGCTATTCGGGCGATATCTTCATCGCTGCCGATGCCGGTGCTGCTGCCGCGACGCCCGTCGAAGTGCAGTATGTGATCCCCAAGGAAGGCGCGGCGACCCTGTTCGACTTCCTCGCCATCCCGGTCGATGCGCCGCATCCTGACAATGCGCACAAGTTCATCAACTACATCCTCGAGCCCGAGGTCGTGGCCGCGATCACCAACTACGTGTTCTATGCCAACCCCAACCTGCCGGCGCTCGAATTTGTGGCTGAGGAAGTCAAGTCCAACCCCGGCATCTACCCGCCGGCCGAGACCATCGCCAAGGCCTTCGTGATGAAGGCGCATAGCCCCGATTTCGAAGAGGTGCTGACCCGCACCTGGACCCGCATCAAGACCGGTCAGTAA
- a CDS encoding ABC transporter ATP-binding protein, translating into MSKKPQVAADTRPWRDPAAKPFVRIKNVTKKFGDVFAVSDVSLDIYKGELFCLLGGSGSGKSTLLRMLAGFEQPTSGTIEIDGQDMTAVAPYNRPVNMMFQSYALFPHMNVAQNIAYGLKRDGLPKAEIDARVAELLTLVKLQDYGARKPHQLSGGQRQRVALARALAKRPKLLLLDEPLGALDKKLREETQFELVKIQETLGVTFIVVTHDQEEAMSLATRIGVMNYGEIAMIGEPTDIYEFPNSKFVAGFIGSVNMVEGVVTEDEPGHVRIRSAELGCDIYVAHGVDCAPDQILWWAIRPEKLQLSRDKPDGVFDANVTTGMVEDIGYLGDMSVYQVLLDSGKRLRVTQTNSVRGNPDAITWDEKVYVTWGATSGSVLTV; encoded by the coding sequence ATGTCCAAAAAACCGCAGGTCGCCGCCGATACCCGCCCCTGGCGCGATCCCGCCGCCAAGCCCTTTGTGCGCATCAAGAACGTCACCAAGAAATTCGGTGACGTCTTCGCCGTGTCCGATGTGTCGCTCGACATTTACAAGGGCGAACTGTTCTGCCTGTTGGGCGGCTCGGGTTCGGGCAAATCGACCCTGCTGCGCATGCTTGCCGGCTTCGAGCAGCCGACATCAGGCACCATCGAGATCGATGGCCAGGACATGACCGCGGTCGCGCCCTACAACCGACCGGTCAACATGATGTTCCAGTCCTATGCGTTGTTTCCGCATATGAACGTGGCGCAGAACATCGCCTATGGCCTCAAGCGCGACGGCCTGCCCAAGGCCGAAATCGATGCCCGCGTCGCCGAATTGCTGACGCTGGTCAAGCTGCAGGACTATGGCGCCCGCAAGCCGCATCAGCTGTCGGGCGGCCAACGGCAGCGCGTGGCTCTGGCCCGCGCTCTGGCCAAACGGCCCAAGCTGCTGCTGCTCGACGAACCGCTCGGCGCGCTCGACAAGAAGCTGCGCGAGGAAACCCAGTTCGAGCTGGTCAAGATCCAGGAGACGCTGGGCGTGACCTTCATCGTGGTCACCCACGATCAGGAAGAGGCCATGAGCCTGGCCACCCGCATCGGGGTGATGAACTACGGCGAAATCGCCATGATCGGCGAGCCGACCGATATCTACGAATTCCCCAATTCCAAATTCGTCGCCGGCTTCATCGGCTCGGTGAACATGGTCGAGGGCGTGGTCACCGAGGACGAGCCGGGCCATGTCCGCATCCGCTCGGCCGAACTGGGCTGCGACATCTATGTGGCCCACGGCGTCGATTGCGCCCCCGACCAGATCCTGTGGTGGGCCATCCGCCCGGAAAAACTGCAGCTCAGTCGCGACAAGCCCGATGGCGTGTTCGATGCAAATGTCACCACCGGCATGGTGGAAGATATCGGCTATCTGGGTGATATGAGCGTCTACCAGGTGCTGCTCGACAGCGGCAAGCGCCTGCGCGTCACCCAAACCAACAGCGTGCGCGGCAACCCTGACGCGATCACCTGGGACGAAAAGGTCTATGTGACCTGGGGCGCCACCTCTGGCTCGGTGCTGACCGTATGA
- a CDS encoding M20/M25/M40 family metallo-hydrolase, with protein sequence MKAAANLDAVLAQVDAGLNQSLERLYALLRIKSISTDPAYAAECQRAADWIVGELGGIGFDAAARPTPGHPVVVAHGPDQPGAHVLFYAHYDVQPVDPLNLWHTDPFEPVLKTDTNGRQIIVARGASDDKGQMLTFIEACRAWKAATGALPVKVSLMLEGEEESGGKNLPPFMEANRAELAAADIALVCDTDMWDRQTPSITTMLRGLVAEEIEITCANKDLHSGMFGNAARNPNQVLAEIIASLRAPDGSVTLPGFYDDVAEISPELKAQWAGLGFDQAAFLGEAGLSVPAGEQSRSVLEMLWARPTCEINGMIGGYTGDGFKTVIPAKASAKISFRLVSGMQPEKIRAAFRKHVEALIPADCSVSFHAHGGSPAITVPSDGVHLRQALEGLSGEWGKQAVITGSGGSIPVAGDFKRILGLDTLLIGFAHVDDQIHSPNEKYDLESFHRGIRSWVRVLASLAN encoded by the coding sequence ATGAAAGCTGCCGCCAATCTCGATGCCGTTCTCGCCCAGGTCGATGCCGGGCTTAACCAGAGCCTCGAACGGCTTTATGCGCTGCTGCGCATCAAGTCCATCTCGACCGACCCGGCCTATGCGGCCGAATGCCAGCGCGCGGCGGACTGGATCGTGGGCGAGCTCGGTGGCATCGGCTTCGATGCGGCGGCGCGGCCGACGCCCGGTCATCCTGTCGTGGTGGCGCATGGACCCGACCAGCCGGGCGCGCATGTGCTGTTTTATGCCCACTATGATGTGCAGCCGGTCGATCCGCTCAATCTCTGGCACACCGATCCCTTCGAGCCAGTGCTCAAGACCGATACCAATGGACGGCAGATCATCGTGGCGCGGGGTGCGTCTGACGATAAGGGGCAGATGTTGACGTTCATCGAAGCCTGCCGCGCCTGGAAGGCGGCGACGGGGGCGCTGCCGGTCAAAGTGTCGCTGATGCTCGAGGGCGAGGAAGAGAGTGGCGGCAAGAATTTGCCGCCGTTCATGGAGGCCAATCGCGCCGAACTGGCGGCCGCCGATATTGCGCTGGTCTGCGACACCGACATGTGGGACCGGCAGACGCCGTCGATCACCACCATGCTGCGCGGGCTGGTGGCCGAGGAGATCGAGATCACCTGTGCCAACAAGGACCTTCATTCGGGCATGTTCGGCAATGCGGCGCGCAATCCCAACCAGGTGCTGGCGGAGATCATCGCCAGCCTGCGTGCCCCGGATGGGTCGGTGACACTTCCGGGGTTTTATGACGACGTGGCCGAGATCAGTCCGGAGCTGAAGGCGCAGTGGGCCGGGCTCGGTTTTGACCAGGCGGCGTTCCTGGGCGAGGCTGGCCTGTCGGTGCCAGCCGGCGAGCAAAGCCGATCGGTGCTTGAAATGCTGTGGGCGCGGCCGACCTGCGAGATCAATGGCATGATCGGCGGCTATACCGGCGACGGCTTCAAGACCGTCATTCCGGCCAAGGCCAGCGCCAAGATTTCGTTCCGTCTGGTGTCGGGCATGCAGCCGGAGAAGATCCGGGCGGCGTTCCGCAAGCATGTCGAGGCGCTGATTCCGGCCGATTGCTCGGTGTCGTTCCATGCGCATGGCGGCTCGCCGGCCATCACCGTACCCAGCGATGGCGTGCATCTGCGCCAGGCGCTCGAAGGGCTTTCGGGCGAATGGGGCAAGCAGGCGGTCATCACCGGCTCGGGCGGGTCGATCCCGGTGGCCGGTGACTTCAAGCGCATCCTGGGTCTCGATACGCTGCTGATCGGGTTTGCCCATGTGGATGACCAGATCCACAGCCCCAACGAAAAATACGATCTCGAAAGCTTCCACCGCGGTATCCGGTCGTGGGTGCGGGTATTGGCGTCGCTGGCGAACTAG